The genomic stretch TGTTAAGTTTCCCAATGACGGGGGAATATTGGCTTCAAATGAATTTCGTGACAAATTCAACCACCACAGAGATGGAAAAGATAAACAGATATTTTAAGGAACCTTACCACTGACGTCATTGTTTGAGATgtctaatcttttttttttttccggaaacGTTAGAAGGTAATTTGAGATGTCTAATCGACTTAGATTTATTTCCAGAGAATCATCTATAAGAAACGGACCCGTAAAAGAGTTGGCCTTTAGAACAAGAACTTCTAAGTTTGTATTATTTTGCAGAAGCCAAGTAGGAATCTGGCCGACTAACTTATTGGAAGAAAGATCAAGAAGTTGTATTTCTTTCTGATAGAGCAGaaattgtgtttggattgtattttccgtcatttttcatggaaaaattactgtagcgatttgatatatgtgtgggaaaaaggtaataggaaaatgtgatcacggaaaacgataatattttccgacggaaacaagcaatccaagcaAGAAGGATTCTTTGAGTCTGATTATTCAATTTCCATCCAGATAAATAGAGAACCTTTAGCTGAAATGATGGGAGGAGAGTAGGATCCTCAATGTTGACATGTAAATCATTGTTTAAAGGTCCTGGATGTATACCAGTGATCAAGCTATAATAGCAATACCAAAGCATTCCAATATCGCGCGCGTCTACATCCTACTATTCCATAATTCTAAGTAAATTGAATTTTGACGGCTCAGGGGCATAATTTGCACACCAATAAAGGGTCAAAAGTCATGCTCTCTTTGGCCTCTGGAGGCCTTGGTAGAATGCATCAAACCAAAATGTTTGTCCTCTGAAAATAAGAGGGCCAATGAAGATATTAAATTTTATCTATGGTGTCCAAAAGATGACTTAGTATACAAACAACTAATCTTGACAGGTGCTTGCATTCAGTAACAATAGAATTAGACCATAAAAAAAGAAGTCAATAAACTTAAATAAGCACGAAGCTCAATCTTTCAATAACCAAACACCTTCCACCTAAAATGCAATAAAGGATTATAGAGTTTTACTGAACAGCAGAGAGCCCCTACATCCTATATCTCTTTCACACAGTACATACAAATCTTCAAAAAAAATGCTGCTAAAAGAGTTACTAAATATTCTATCAGACTGGTAAATTAGAAAGATGGTGCTACCCAAACTGGTGGACCGATCAAACTAAACGACTGGACACCGTCAAAACGTTCAATCCGTCCACCATCTTCAAGATTGTAGACACCCATGTCCTTCCCACCCCCTTGCTGAGTAAAAGTATAGGCTTCTATTGCATCATCCGTGAAATAGATGCAATTTGGCTTGATTACGTTCGGAAAGCTAGTGGCATCAATCGAAAATGCACCATTATGCCCAACAAAAATGGCCCTCTCCCCCACATTGGTGATCTCCTTCCATCCCCTCTTGATTAAATCCAGTTGTATGACTCGAAAATTGGTAGCCCCATAGGTCtcctcatcatcatcctcaAGTGCAGCCCCATCCCGTGCAACTATTAGTAATTCACCATCTGATTCTACAAGATACGACTCTCTACATTTGATCAACTCCCGATCTATGGTAAAACCATAATGAGCTACCGTAGGATCTGAAATATCCCAAACCCAAATATCGCCACCATAAGTGATTGCGTAGCCTTTTccattataaaaattaacatCGTTGAAGGCAccattataaaaattaacatCGTTGAAGGCACCATTCGGTGA from Coffea eugenioides isolate CCC68of chromosome 8, Ceug_1.0, whole genome shotgun sequence encodes the following:
- the LOC113781506 gene encoding uncharacterized protein LOC113781506 isoform X2, with the protein product MAFRGVCTSWRAAAHVDKFVKSWPNVPLLMLAEKEDSDDREFYSLSRGRIWRTLSLPEAKGKKCIESRGWLMTIGKSGDVNLLHPFSGVQIELPHLFTFPAHELEVDPCFFVIKAVLSASPSHTSEFVLVVVGGAGRFLGFWRPGDKSWTRMESSPNGAFNDVNFYNGAFNDVNFYNGKGYAITYGGDIWVWDISDPTVAHYGFTIDRELIKCRESYLVESDGELLIVARDGAALEDDDEETYGATNFRVIQLDLIKRGWKEITNVGERAIFVGHNGAFSIDATSFPNVIKPNCIYFTDDAIEAYTFTQQGGGKDMGVYNLEDGGRIERFDGVQSFSLIGPPVWVAPSF
- the LOC113781506 gene encoding putative F-box protein At5g55150 isoform X1, with translation MGDSVWSSLLPDLLVSIATKIQLVEDFMAFRGVCTSWRAAAHVDKFVKSWPNVPLLMLAEKEDSDDREFYSLSRGRIWRTLSLPEAKGKKCIESRGWLMTIGKSGDVNLLHPFSGVQIELPHLFTFPAHELEVDPCFFVIKAVLSASPSHTSEFVLVVVGGAGRFLGFWRPGDKSWTRMESSPNGAFNDVNFYNGAFNDVNFYNGKGYAITYGGDIWVWDISDPTVAHYGFTIDRELIKCRESYLVESDGELLIVARDGAALEDDDEETYGATNFRVIQLDLIKRGWKEITNVGERAIFVGHNGAFSIDATSFPNVIKPNCIYFTDDAIEAYTFTQQGGGKDMGVYNLEDGGRIERFDGVQSFSLIGPPVWVAPSF